In Papio anubis isolate 15944 chromosome 20, Panubis1.0, whole genome shotgun sequence, the genomic window tcccgacctcaggtgatccgcccgcctcggcctcctaaagtgctgagattacaggggtgagccaccgcgccctgcctcaGTTTGTTAGTTGAGGAATGGGAATAACAACAGCCTTCTTCCTACAAgcttgttgtgagaattaaatgtaatCAAGATTTATATAAAGCACACAGACCAGCCCATGATACAGAGCGTTAGCCACCATTATGGCACATTTTCATTGTGAGCTGATCACTGAAAAAGCCGGTGACCAAGAAAGCCCCAGTCCTTGCCCTCACGGAGCTCAAAGGCCACTGGGAGGAGAGACAGCCCCACGACAGCTCAGAGGAATCAGGGCGTGATGGGAGATGGCCTCAGCGTATGGGAAGTCAGCGGCAGCCACGTGAAGGGAcaagggaaggcttcctggaggaagggtcCTGTGACCTCAAACCTTGTAAGATGAGCAACAGTGACCAGGTTAAAGGGCAGAGTGTAAGATGAACTAATGGAGTGTTGAAGACAGGAAGTAGTTTGTGTAAAGGCCAAGGGGTTAACTCGAAGTTTGGCTGGAGGAAAGAGAAGCGGATGCAGGGGGTGAAAGAGGGACCAGCCCGTGCGGGACAGTCTGGAGTCCGGACTATCCCGAGAACTCACCATCCTTCTTGATCTTCTCATTGAGGTTGTTGATATAAATAGTGTGGTTAGGGCGGGTCTCGGGAACTGCCATGGAGTGAAGTGTTGAGGTAAGGCTTAAAGGAGGAAAAACGTGACTTTAGCCCTGGGTTTCGCCAAATCCTTTGTCCCACCGTTGGCTGCTCAAGGATCTTCCTCCCAAAAGGAAGTCAGGTAAGGCGGGAGTAGGGGGAAGGACCGAGGGAAAGCGCGGGCAACAAAGCGTGCGTAGGACCCGCTTCTCCAGCCCGCGTGCAGAGGGAACTCTCGAGAGATTTACTACGACTTCCAGGATGCTCTACGCGACCCCGTGGGCGGAGCGCCCTAAATGGCGACTCCCATTGGCCCATGCATCCGAAGGGCCGTCCTGGAGAAAAACCCGGATGTGGGAGCCAGTATAGAAAAAAGGGGACAGGTCTTGGGCAGCCTGGCCTCGAGCAGCAAGTTTCCTCAGACGGGCCCAGGAAGGCCCGGACGCCAAGCGTACCGCTCGCCCGCCGCCGATGGTCGTTTGCACCCGAGGTTACCTTCCGACAGGACCGCAGTTCTCTCAAGCGGCGCCTGCTACTTTCCTGAGACCAAACCACGAAGCTTTCTCTCCTGGCACCGCCCCTGCCTTTCTGCCAGGCAATCTCTGCGCGGAAACGCAGTAGCTTGACCAATCAGAGCAAGTCTCGTTTCTGGGCTCAGCTCTTGCCAATCAAAATGATATTTGAGTTCCCGCCTAGGTAGAAAAACCCCGCCCGACTCCCTGAAAGCCCACCTCCTTCCGTGACTCCCGGGTCTACGGACCAATCAGTGAAGGTCACTAGTATTTTGCCAATCGGGACGCGTCTGGCGCTGTGGTGTCTTCCGGAGGCAATCCTTTTTGAAGTCCCGCCTCTTCCCCCCAGAGCTGCGTTTTCTGTCACGTGATCGCCAAATGGGCGGGCACTGTTGCATGTGATACCACGTGATATGGAAAAAGCAGTGTGCGGGGGCCGCCATTTTCCGGGAGTGGGAGGTGTACCTTACTTCCTGACTCCCTTTCGTTTTCCACCGGTTATCACGGCGCCCACCGGCCTCTGATCTCTGAGTCTTCTCCAACCCACAGACGTTTTTGTTGCTCTGGTTCCGGGACCTTCTCCACAACTAGGCCATTTTTCCTGCCAGGTGTCCATTTTGACCTCTTGACCTCTGACTCAAAGGTCAGCCCAAAGGTTCCAAACTCGGGCCTGGGATGTGAGGGGGTAGTGAACCTAAGTTCTCCGAATCTTTAGCCCTGGGCTCCTAAGTCGCACCCTTAAGGCACCTCAGTTTAGGTCTGAGCCTTCATATCCCAAACTTACTCATGTGTTTCCACATCTAGCCCCAAAGAATGAGTTAACTCCTACTAACTGTCCACATAAGACTCCCGAGGTAACCCAACCGGTACCACAGATCCGGTTCCGGATTTAAGGACCCCACCCTGTTAACTGTCAGGTGCCTTATGATTTGAGTCACCCTCACAATTCTTGCTCCCATGGTTTCAAATATTAGCTGTGGTCCTTTCACAGCCACTGCTCAGCCCCCAGATTCTGGAACTCAGCtcgtaaatttttaaaatttccatcccTGAGACCGTTCTCTGTTGGAGGATCCTTCCCTCCCCGCCTTCTGAACCTCTCAGCCCCTCCTGTAGACCCCAAAATGACTTCTCCATGTTCTCCTCCCCTAAAGCCACCAATCCCTCCTCCAAGAACCCCTGTACCCCAAGCCAGCAGCATTCCATCTCCTCCTCTACCCCCAAGTCCCCTGGACTTTTTAGCTATACCATCCCCTCCCTGGAGTCAGCAGACCGCTGTTCCCCCACCGCCCCCACTGCCTCCTCCACCCGCTGCCACGGGGCCTGCTCCCCCTCATGTCTTCGGCCTGGAGAAGAGCCAGCTCCTGAAGGAGGCCTTGGAGAAGGCTGGCCCGGTCCCCAAGGGCAGAGAAGATGTGAAGAGGCTCCTGAAACTGCACAAGGACCGGTAGGGTCTCCAtgccccacccaccacccaggCTCTGCCCTAGTCGCTTCTCCATTTCCTTTTGGGGGGGGGGCGGTTCCCGTGTCCTCATGATCAAACAGCCTGACTACTTTAGGTCCCCCGCCTAGATCCCGTCCATGGTGGTGTGCCTCCAGCAATGAAGAAAGCTGTCCTCACAAGTGCCCAGTCCAtgctgggtgcgttggctcatgcctgtaatcccagcactttgggaggccgaggcaggtggatcacccgagatcaggagttggagacctgcctgaccaatatggtgaaaccccatctctactaaaaatacaaaaattagccgggtgtggtgtcatgcgactgtagtcccagctacttgggagactgaggcaggagaatcacttgaaccccggaggcagaggttacagtgagccaagattgtgtcactgcactccagcctggaagacagagcgatactctgtctcaaaaaaaaaaaaaaaaaaaaagcaagtgccCAGTCTAGTGGGGGAAACagatccctccatccctccagaCAGTGACAACCCAGAGTGGACAGGGCTGTCATGACAAAGCCCAGAGGGGTGTATGACCCAGGCTGGGGAGTCAGGGGGAGCTTCTTGGAGAAGGGGAACCCTGAGTGCTGTTGAGCAAGTCGTGCAAATGCTGTGTGATGAGAGTAACCAGCTGTGCAGGGGCCTGGAGTGAAATGAGGACATGTTCTATTCAAGGAACTGCAAATATGTCCTTAACTTGCCGGGAAAAGTGGCAAACATGAGGCTGTGAAAGCGGCAGAGCCAGCCCACGCAGGACAGAGCGGGCTCTGCGAAGGGACTGGGACTTTCCTGAGGGCATGGGGGAGCCCTGGAGAGGCTCTGTGCAGGGAAGGAGGCGTCCTGTGGAAGTGGTACTTAGGAGTCTTGAGAAAACTGGGACATCGAGGGACCCAGGTGGTAGGGGAAAGGAGAGCGCCAGACCTGGGCTGGGGCTGTGAGGCTGAGGTTTAATGATTGCCTGGctgaaaagagggagaaaagactTGCCCAGACTCACATTGAAACTCCAAGATCTCTAGacacgtttttgtttttgttttgtaatggGGTTTctctctttcatccaggctggagtgaactggcgtcatcttggctgactgcagcctccgcctgccCACCCCCCTTCTCCccgttcaagctattctcctgcttcagcctcccgagtagctaggattacaggtgcccaccaccatgcccagctaatttttgtatttttagtagaaacgcggtttgtcatgttggccaggctggtctcgaactcccaacctcaggtgatccacctgcctcagcctcccaaagtgctgagattacaggcgtgagctaccgcacccagcctgtggaCACATTTATAATCTTCCCTAAATGCCCACACTGAGATGAGGCAAATTTAATGCAAATTATAGCCACcctttactgagtgcctaccCTATGTCAGGCGCTGttctaaatgtttaaatattaatttattgaatCTTCTcaacaaccccatgaggtagAAACTGTTTTTGTCTCATATtcctgatgagaaaactgaggctcatagaAGTGAAGCCCTTTAGCTATAGTGCAAAAAAGAGGAAGAGTCCAATCTGAACTCTGGTGGCAGGGCTCcaggctgtttgtttgtttgttttggggacaggatcttgctctgttgcccaggatggaatgcagtagctgtatcacaactcactgcaacctcaaccgcccgggctcaagtgatcctcccatctcagtctccaaaatatctgggaccacaggtatgcaccaccatccccggctaattttttgtacatatatatattttttgtagatatagagtctcgctgtgttgcccaggctgggtcttgAATTCTTAGGCCCAAGCAATcttcttgtcttggcctcccaaagtgctggaagtataggcgtgagccactgcacccagcctggctccatgcttcttattttttttatttatttagagatggagtttcgctcttgttgcccaggctggagtgcagtggcgtgatcttggctcactgcaacctccgcctcccgggttcaagtaattctcctgcctcggcctcctgagtagctgggattgcaggcacccgccaccatgcctggctaattttttgtgtttttagtagagacggggtgtcgtcatgttggctaggctgatctcaaactcctgacctcaggtgatccacctgcttcggcctcccaaagtgctgggattacaggcgtgagccgccacgcccatcCTCCATGCTTTTAATCATACTTATGTGGTATCATATTTCATCGGGAGGGTACCCTAAACTGGGAACCACAAGCTCTCAGTCCATACCACCCCCACAAACGAACCGAACCTTGCCCTCTTACCAGCCTTGGGATAGGAATAATAAGCatgggccggacacagtggctcacacctgtaatcccagcactttgggaggccaaggcaggcagatcacctgaggccaggagttcgagactagcctgaccaacattgcaaaaccccatctctactaaaaatacaaaaattagccagacatggtggcacacacctgtaatcctagctactcaggaggctgaagcaggagaattgcttgaacctgggaggtggaggtggcggtgacccaagatcacacc contains:
- the C20H19orf54 gene encoding UPF0692 protein C19orf54 homolog isoform X5; the encoded protein is MTSPCSPPLKPPIPPPRTPVPQASSIPSPPLPPSPLDFLAIPSPPWSQQTAVPPPPPLPPPPAATGPAPPHVFGLEKSQLLKEALEKAGPVPKGREDVKRLLKLHKDRFRGDLRWILFCADLPSLIQEGPQCGLVALWMAGTLLSPPSGVPLERLVQVATERGYTAQGEMFSAPATTKTSTMSRVRGRATRPTGR